The following proteins are encoded in a genomic region of Cystobacter fuscus DSM 2262:
- a CDS encoding ParB/RepB/Spo0J family partition protein: MNAENRIDEVDAEPSTQAEVAPGVDAAEPSGASADAVQEPTGTVSGGEESNAGIASEEGASQAGASEGEAPAKAVEESLESATLRRHGHVAPAHLPLERIDEDTTFQIRPAGDLSALATDLARLGQLFPVDVRFRPPDRFQIISGFRRVAALRFLKRDRVLARLHTDLSDEDALLLALASAIHAEPVSREELEARRDELEAEGRLTPIARDMLDKALATDESLAPETVEEEVDADELAVEATQRLVDINQDLALLADVFADLDETRKQELITQLRYSADLVAWLEKL, translated from the coding sequence ATGAACGCCGAGAACAGGATCGACGAGGTGGACGCGGAGCCGAGCACCCAGGCGGAGGTCGCGCCCGGGGTGGATGCGGCCGAGCCGTCCGGCGCCTCCGCCGATGCCGTGCAGGAGCCCACGGGCACGGTGTCCGGGGGCGAGGAGTCCAACGCCGGGATCGCGTCCGAGGAGGGCGCGTCCCAGGCTGGCGCGTCCGAGGGCGAGGCGCCCGCCAAGGCCGTCGAGGAGAGCCTCGAGTCCGCCACGCTGCGCCGTCATGGCCACGTGGCGCCCGCCCACCTTCCGTTGGAGCGGATCGACGAGGACACCACCTTCCAGATCCGTCCCGCGGGGGACTTGTCCGCGCTGGCCACGGATCTGGCGCGGTTGGGACAGCTCTTCCCGGTGGACGTGCGCTTCCGTCCGCCGGATCGCTTTCAAATCATCTCCGGCTTCCGGCGCGTGGCGGCGCTGCGCTTCCTCAAGCGCGACCGCGTCCTCGCGCGCCTGCACACGGACCTGTCCGACGAGGACGCACTGCTCCTGGCGCTCGCCTCGGCCATCCACGCCGAGCCGGTGAGCCGCGAGGAGCTGGAGGCACGCCGGGACGAGCTCGAGGCGGAGGGGCGGCTCACGCCCATCGCCCGGGACATGCTGGACAAGGCGCTGGCCACCGACGAGTCGCTGGCGCCGGAGACGGTGGAAGAGGAGGTCGACGCGGACGAGCTGGCCGTGGAGGCCACCCAGCGGCTGGTGGACATCAACCAGGATCTGGCGCTGCTGGCGGATGTGTTCGCCGACCTCGACGAGACGCGCAAACAGGAGCTGATCACCCAGCTGCGCTACTCCGCGGATCTCGTGGCCTGGCTGGAGAAATTGTGA
- a CDS encoding TIGR00730 family Rossman fold protein, with the protein MSIRSICVFCGSRIGARPEYLEAARALGTELGRRGLTLVYGGTSVGLMGAVADAVLAEGGQVVGVLPHLLQSREIAHKNLTELHLVDSMHTRKAMMAERADAFIAMPGGVGTFEELFEITTWAQLGLHHKPIGLLNVADFYGPLLALMRRAVEEGFILEARAQPFVHDASPVALLESLLKAEQPLTPATPVLGPAQS; encoded by the coding sequence GTGGCTCGCGCATAGGCGCGCGGCCGGAGTACCTCGAGGCCGCGCGCGCCCTGGGCACGGAGCTGGGCCGGCGGGGGCTCACCCTCGTCTACGGAGGCACGAGCGTGGGCCTCATGGGCGCCGTGGCGGACGCGGTGCTCGCCGAGGGCGGCCAGGTGGTGGGCGTGCTGCCCCACCTGCTCCAGTCCCGGGAGATCGCCCACAAGAACCTCACCGAGCTGCACCTGGTGGACTCCATGCACACGCGCAAGGCGATGATGGCCGAGCGCGCCGACGCGTTCATCGCCATGCCCGGCGGCGTGGGCACCTTCGAGGAGCTCTTCGAGATCACCACCTGGGCCCAGCTCGGCCTGCACCACAAGCCCATCGGCCTGCTGAACGTGGCGGACTTCTACGGGCCCCTGCTCGCCCTCATGCGGCGCGCGGTGGAGGAAGGATTCATTCTAGAGGCCCGCGCCCAGCCCTTCGTCCATGACGCCTCGCCGGTCGCCCTGCTGGAGTCCCTCCTGAAGGCGGAGCAGCCGCTCACCCCGGCCACGCCCGTGCTGGGCCCCGCGCAGAGCTGA
- the pyrE gene encoding orotate phosphoribosyltransferase codes for MDTPTRDRDRLLQLLTERSFERRKVVLSSGKESDFYIDCKRTALLAEGHYLIGRLLLDAVRREAPEAVAVGGLTLGADPLASAVSLTSYLAQTPLHAFIVRKEPKGHGTGQWIEGMKALAPGAPVAILEDVVTTGASTIKAIERAQIEGLRVLGAFALVDRLEGGREAVEASGHKLHTLFTRRDFIP; via the coding sequence ATGGACACGCCCACGCGTGACAGGGACCGGCTGCTGCAACTGCTCACCGAGCGCTCCTTCGAGCGGCGCAAGGTGGTGCTCTCCTCGGGCAAGGAGTCGGACTTCTACATCGACTGCAAGCGCACGGCGCTGCTGGCCGAGGGGCACTACCTCATTGGCCGGCTGCTGCTGGACGCGGTGCGCCGCGAGGCCCCCGAGGCCGTGGCGGTGGGGGGCCTGACGCTCGGCGCGGATCCGCTCGCCTCGGCCGTCAGCCTCACGAGCTACCTGGCCCAGACGCCGCTGCATGCCTTCATCGTCCGCAAGGAGCCCAAGGGCCACGGCACGGGCCAGTGGATCGAGGGAATGAAGGCGCTCGCCCCCGGTGCGCCCGTGGCCATCCTCGAGGACGTGGTCACCACGGGCGCCTCCACGATCAAGGCCATCGAGCGCGCGCAGATTGAAGGGCTGCGGGTGCTCGGCGCCTTCGCCCTGGTGGATCGGCTGGAGGGGGGACGCGAGGCGGTCGAGGCCAGCGGCCACAAGCTCCACACCCTGTTCACCCGCCGGGACTTCATCCCATGA